The region CGAACCAGCCCGAGCCATAGGGCTCAGCATTCACCTGGGCGGGGTCTTCGGAGAGCGTTTCGTTGACCTCGACGATCTTGCCGTCGAATGGCGCGTAGACCTCGCTGGCCGCCTTGACCGACTCGACGACGCAGGCTTCCTCGTTCCGGGTCACGCTGCGCCCGGTCTCCGGCAGTTCGACGAAGACGACGTCGCCCAACTGCTTCTGGGCATGGTCGGAAATGCCGATCGTGGCGATGTCGCCGTCGACCGCCACCCACTCGTGATCCTTGCTGTAAAGTCTGTCGCTCATGTCTGGTCTCCCTCAACCTCTGTGATAACCCGGTGGTACGAAGGGCAGTGCGGCCACCTCGGCGGCAACTCCCCTGCCCCGCAACTCAAGCTCCAACGCCGTGCCCGGCGTGGCATGGTTCGCATCGACATATCCCATGGCGACCGGCCCGCCGACGGTGGCACCGAAGCCGCCGCTGGTGACATGCCCGATCTCACGGCCGTCGCCGTCCCGGACGGCCGCGCCTTCACGCACCGGCGCCCGGCCCTCGGGCCGGATGCCGATACGCTTCCGCGACGGACCGTTGCGAAGCTGCTCCTGAACGACCGTTGCGCCGGGAAAGCCGCCTTCGGTGCGCCGCCGCTTCTGGATGGACCAGGCGAGCCCGGCCTCGACCGGCGTCGTCGTTCTATCGATGTCGTGCCCGTAGAGGCAGAGCCCGGCCTCAAGTCTGAGGCTGTCGCGTGCGCCCAGCCCAACCGGCTCGACCTCGTCCTCCTCCAGGAGACGACGCGCCAGAACCTCGGCCGCGTGGCCCGGGACGGAAATCTCGCAGCCGTCTTCGCCGGTGTAGCCCGAGCGGCTGATCAGCAGGCGCTCGCCCTGCCAGGTCCAGGTCGCCGCCTGCATGAAGGTCAGCTGCGCGACCTCGGGGATGAGGCGCGCCATCACGCCGATCGCCCCGGGCCCCTGCAGGGCAATCAGCGCCCGGCTCTCCAGCACCTCGATCTCGCAGTCGCCGGACAGATGTTTCTGCATCAAGGCGAGGTCGTCGGCCTTCGTCGCGGCGTTGACCACCATGTAAAGGTGATCGCCCATGCAGGTGATCATCAGGTCGTCGAGAATACCGCCCTGTTCGTTGGTGAACTGGGTGTAGCGTTGCCGGCCCGGCTTCAGGTTGACGATATCGGCCGGCACAAGCCGTTCCAGCGCCGCGGTGACGGTCCCGAGCGGCGCGCCGCCCCTGGCGGTCAGCCGCATCTGTCCCATGTGTGAGACATCGAACAAGCCTGCCGCGCTGCGTGTGTGCTTGTGTTCGGTGATGATGCCGGACGGAAACTGCACCGGCATGGCGTAGCCCGCAAAGGGCACGATGCGCGCGTCACGCTCCCGGTGAAGGCCGAGCAAGGGGGTCGTCAGCAGGTCGTCATCCGTGTTCACCCGAACACCTCCGCGCAACAGCAACAGCCGGCGTGTACGCCACGCCTGCGTTGCCCCCTCTGTCGCACGACCTGAGAGTGTTCGCCGGCCGAGCCGGCTTTCCCCTTCGGTGAGACGGCACAAGACGCCGCCTGCTCTCCAGAGTGGCCATCCTGCTGCGGTCCGTTTGCCTGAGAGTTTCCGGGGCAGGTTGCTCCTTCGGCACCGGTCATCACCGGTCTCTCCCGCAGCATTCAGCGGCCATGTCTATTATCGGTGCTGGGCGACGCCAGGGCAACCGCATTCACGCGACCGTGATAACGACCGGTGTGGCGGGGCCGGTGTGGCGGGATCGGCGACCGATCCCGCCGGCGTCCGAACGCTAGAACACCTGCAGCGCCCGGCTCTCGCCAAGCTGCTCCGGGGTCAGCTGGTAGCCGATATAGATGGTGTAGAACGACGCGTCGGAGATCTTCGCATAGCGCAGGCTCTGGAAGACGTCCTCAATGTGGCCGATCTCGAGCGCATCGCCCGGAAACGCGATGTCGATGGCGAAGACCTGCTTGGCCAGGACGTTGCCCTCCGGATCGGCGACCGCGACAAAATAGGGCAAGCGGGCCACGGGTCCCTCCGCCGCCGGTCCGCGCAGGGCGCGCACGGCGAAGCGCACCTCGACGTCGACCCGATTTTCCTCGGAATAGTAATCGCAGACCCAGTCGACCGCACCGATGGCAGCGTCGAAACGGACGTCGAGCATGTCGCGGCCCTCGCCCGGCGCGTAGAGCGTAAGTTCGGAGGCTTCGTCGACGATCAGAACCTGGGGACAGGTCAGAACGACAGTCGCTTCGCCTCCGGTATCGCAGGCGGCCAGTGCCAGAAGCGCCAGCAGGGGCAACGCAAAGCGTCGACGGGACCGTTGTCCGGACGTCATCGGCACCGGCAACAGATCAGAGCCTGTTGTGTGTGCCGTCGCAGAACGGCTCGCTGCCGCTGTGCTTGCAACCGCAGAACCAGACGGTCTTGTCTTCCTCGGCCGTGTAGATGCAGGGCTTCATGCCAACAGCCTTGTGGGCACCGTCGCAGAACGGCTGGGTCGCGCTGCGCCCGCAGCGGCACCAGAAATACTTCTCTCCCGCCTTGATCCCGACCTTGTAGGGGCCCTTTTGGGCAATCACGACCTCGTCGCTCATGTCTCGTCCTTCCATGATGGCAAGGGAACGGTTATGTGAAAGTGGCGCTACCATAGTGGCGCAGAGGTCCGTGAACAAGCTCGCGAAGGGGCGCGCGCTGCAACACTGGCCTGCAAAACCGAACGAGGAAAACGACGCGATGAACGTGCTCCGGGAGCGGCCAGCCATGCATGTCCTGCTTGCCAGTCCCCGCGGCTTCTGTGCGGGTGTCGACCGTGCGATCCAGATTGTCGAACAGGCGATCGAACAGTACGGCGCGCCGGTCTACGTCCGCCACGAGATCGTGCACAACCGCTTTGTCGTCGAGGCGCTGGAGGAGAAGGGCGCCATCTTCGTTGAGGAACTCGACGAGATTCCCGATGACGATCGGCCTGTCGTGTTTTCGGCCCATGGCGTGCCGAAGGCCGTGCCGGCGGAGGCCAGGAGGCGCGATCTGTCTTACCTTGATGCGACCTGCCCGCTGGTCAGCAAGGTTCACCATGAGGCCGGGAAACATCATCGTGCCGGACGCAAGATGATCCTGATCGGCCATGCCGGCCATCCCGAGGTCGTCGGCACCATGGGCCAACTCCCCGGTGGCGCGATCATTCTGGTGCAGTCCGAGGACGAGGCCGAATCCGTTGCTGTCGATGACCCCGCGGCCCTCGCCTACATCACGCAGACGACGTTGTCGGTCGACGACACCGCCTCGATCGTGGAAATCCTGCGCCGGCGGTTTCCTGACATTCACGGGCCGCACCGTCAGGACATCTGCTACGCGACCACGAACCGGCAGGAGGCGGTGAAGGCCATCGCCGAACGCTGCGACCTCATGCTGGTGATCGGCGCGAGCAATTCGTCGAACTCCGTACGCCTGTTCGAGGTCGCCAGGACCTCCGGTGCCAGCAACGCCATGCTGATCGCCCGGGCGTGCGAGCTCGACCCCCATGTGCTCGATGGCGTGCGCACACTCGGCATCACCGCGGGTGCCTCCGCGCCTGAGATCCTTGTCGAAGAGGTGCTCGAGGCGCTGGGGCGCGACCACAACATTACCATCGAGGAGGTCGAGGTCACCCGCGAGAATGTTCACTTCAAGCTGCCCCGCACGCTGGCCGGCTGACGCGTTCGTCACATGGCCGTCTACACCGACGTCGCCGCAGAGGAACTTGAGGCCTTCCTCGCCGACTACGATCTGGGCTCGCTGCTCTCGCTGAAGGGCATTGCGGAAGGCGTGGAGAATTCCAACTACTTCGTCATGACCGATGCGGGCCCGTTCATTCTGACCCTCTACGAGAAGCGGGTCAGCGCCTGCGACCTGCCGTTCTTCCTGGGTCTGATGGATCACCTCGCACGGCAGGGTTTCCCCTGCCCGACCCCGATCAAGGACCGCAGCGGTGCGGCGCTCAAGGAGCTGAACGAACGTCCGGCGGCGCTCATCAGCTTTCTGAAGGGGCTGTCGCCACGCCGCGTCTCGGTCGAGCATTGCGCAGCAGTCGGCCGCACGCTGGCCGAGATGCACATCAAGGGCGCCGATTTCAGCATCAAGCGTCCCAACGCCCTTTCACTCGCCGGCTGGCAGAAGCTGGCTGACGGCTGTCGAGGCCAGGGCGACGGTGTAGCGCCCGGCCTGTGCGATGAGATTGCCGCCGAACTCGAGGTGATGCAGGCACAGTGGCCGGCGGATCTCCCAGCCGGAATGATCCACGCGGACCTCTTCTGTGACAACGTCTTCTTCGACGGCGGCCAGCTCTCGGGCGTGATCGACTTCTACTTCGCCTGCAACGACCTTCTGGCCTACGACGTAGCGATCTGTCTCAACGCCTGGTGCTTTGAGAACGCGCACGAGTTCAACGTAACGAAGGCGCGCGCCATGCTTGACGCCTATCGCCAGGTTCGCCCCTTCGAATCCGCCGAGATCGTCGCCCTGCCGTTGCTCGCGCGCGGCGCAGCCCTGCGATTCCTGCTCACCCGGCTGTTCGACTGGCTGCATCCGGTCGACGGCGCCCTGGTGACGCCGAAGGATCCGAGGGAATACCTCGCCAGGATGCGTTTCCATCGCGGCGTCGACAGCGCGGTCGCCTATGGATTGATGGACTCTTGAGCGAACCTGTCACGATTTACACCGATGGTGCGTGTTCGGGGAATCCGGGCCCCGGCGGCTGGGGTGTGCTCATGCTGTGGCGTGACGAGGAGAAGGAGCTGACCGGCGGTGCGTTCGAGACGACGAACAATCGCATGGAGCTCCTGGCCGCGATCCGTGCGCTCGAAGCGCTGAAGCGTCCGACCAGGGTGATCCTCCACACCGACAGCACCTATGTGAAGGACGGCATCACGTCCTGGCTGCCGCGCTGGAAGACCAACGGATGGAAGACCTCGGCCAGGAAGCCGGTGAAGAATACTGACCTCTGGCAGGCGCTCGACGCCGCGGCCGAACGCCACGAGATCGACTGGCGCTGGGTCAAGGGACACGGAGGCGATCCCGGAAACGAGCGGGCCGACGACCTCGCGCGTCAGGGCCTGGCGCTCTATCTCGGAGAAATCTGAAAGAACGTTCTGTTTTGTTGTTGCCTCGGTCGCTGGGCGTGTGAGGCAAACGAAACAGGACAACGAGCGCTCCAGGATGGCTCTGAGCGCCCGGTTCTTCGTCAGCCGAGCTGCTCGAGCATCGTCTCGGCGCTCGTCGAGCCGTAGCCCTCTTCGTCGACGTTGAGCTGCTGGACGACACCGTTGTCGACCAGGATCGAGAAGCGTTTCCCGCGCATGCCGAAGGCGACGCCCGAGAGGTCGAGCTCGAGGCCCAGCGCCCTGGAGTAGTCGGCAGCGCCATCGGCCAGCATCATGACCTTGTCGCCCACGTTCTGGTCGTCGCCCCAGGCGCCCATGACGAAGGCGTCATTGACCGCCATGCAGGCAATCGTATCGACACCTTTGGCCTTCAATGCATCGTGGTGCAGCACGAAGCTCGGCAGGTGCCTGGCCGAGCAGGTCGGCGTAAAGGCACCCGGCACCGAGAACAGGACGACCTTCTTGCCGTCGAACAGTTCGCTGGTGCTGACCTCGGACGGTCCGTCGGCCGTCATGATGTGCATGGTGCCCTGGGGCATGGTGTCACCGACCTTGATCGTCATCGCTCTTCTCTCTCCCTGGTGAATAGCGGCCCTGGCGTTGCCGGGTCCGCTCTGATATGGCCCCGCGCCGTGCCACACTCAAGCCACGATTCGGTGGCGCAATTCGATACATATACCGCTGGTCTTGAACCGGCCACGGGGTATCCTGTTACCGGTTGGGGCGAGGGTTGGGGCGAGCCGCAACGGAACGGGAGTGCGAATCAATGGCCGATGACGGCTATCTCGAAGGACGTTGCCTGATTGCCATGCCCACAATCGGCGATCCTCGCTTTGACCGGACGCTGATCTACATGTGCGCCCACAGCGCCGACGGGGCCATGGGCCTTGTGGTCAACAAGCCTCTCGAGGACTTCTCCTTCGCCGCGCTCCTGGGGCAGATGGGGATCGAGGTGCGCAGCACGGCCGACGCCATCCGCCTTCACTTCGGCGGGCCCGTGGAGACGGGCCGGGGCTTCGTGCTGCACAGCGATGACTACATGCACGACGGCACCCTGCAGATCGCGACCGGTGTGGCGCTGACCGCAACCATCGACGTGCTCAAGGCCATGGCCTGCGGCGACGGGCCTCAGAGCAGCATTCTCGCGCTGGGTTATGCCGGCTGGGCGCCGGGCCAGCTCGACACCGAAATCCAGGCCAACGGCTGGTTGACCTGCGAGGCTGATCCGGAGTTGCTGTTCGGCGGCAATGTCGACGACAAGT is a window of Rhodospirillales bacterium DNA encoding:
- the gcvH gene encoding glycine cleavage system protein GcvH, yielding MSDRLYSKDHEWVAVDGDIATIGISDHAQKQLGDVVFVELPETGRSVTRNEEACVVESVKAASEVYAPFDGKIVEVNETLSEDPAQVNAEPYGSGWFVRMRVDNPAQLKELMDEKAYQEFLAELD
- the gcvT gene encoding glycine cleavage system aminomethyltransferase GcvT → MNTDDDLLTTPLLGLHRERDARIVPFAGYAMPVQFPSGIITEHKHTRSAAGLFDVSHMGQMRLTARGGAPLGTVTAALERLVPADIVNLKPGRQRYTQFTNEQGGILDDLMITCMGDHLYMVVNAATKADDLALMQKHLSGDCEIEVLESRALIALQGPGAIGVMARLIPEVAQLTFMQAATWTWQGERLLISRSGYTGEDGCEISVPGHAAEVLARRLLEEDEVEPVGLGARDSLRLEAGLCLYGHDIDRTTTPVEAGLAWSIQKRRRTEGGFPGATVVQEQLRNGPSRKRIGIRPEGRAPVREGAAVRDGDGREIGHVTSGGFGATVGGPVAMGYVDANHATPGTALELELRGRGVAAEVAALPFVPPGYHRG
- a CDS encoding CDGSH iron-sulfur domain-containing protein, with the translated sequence MSDEVVIAQKGPYKVGIKAGEKYFWCRCGRSATQPFCDGAHKAVGMKPCIYTAEEDKTVWFCGCKHSGSEPFCDGTHNRL
- the ispH gene encoding 4-hydroxy-3-methylbut-2-enyl diphosphate reductase, which encodes MNVLRERPAMHVLLASPRGFCAGVDRAIQIVEQAIEQYGAPVYVRHEIVHNRFVVEALEEKGAIFVEELDEIPDDDRPVVFSAHGVPKAVPAEARRRDLSYLDATCPLVSKVHHEAGKHHRAGRKMILIGHAGHPEVVGTMGQLPGGAIILVQSEDEAESVAVDDPAALAYITQTTLSVDDTASIVEILRRRFPDIHGPHRQDICYATTNRQEAVKAIAERCDLMLVIGASNSSNSVRLFEVARTSGASNAMLIARACELDPHVLDGVRTLGITAGASAPEILVEEVLEALGRDHNITIEEVEVTRENVHFKLPRTLAG
- a CDS encoding homoserine kinase, producing MAVYTDVAAEELEAFLADYDLGSLLSLKGIAEGVENSNYFVMTDAGPFILTLYEKRVSACDLPFFLGLMDHLARQGFPCPTPIKDRSGAALKELNERPAALISFLKGLSPRRVSVEHCAAVGRTLAEMHIKGADFSIKRPNALSLAGWQKLADGCRGQGDGVAPGLCDEIAAELEVMQAQWPADLPAGMIHADLFCDNVFFDGGQLSGVIDFYFACNDLLAYDVAICLNAWCFENAHEFNVTKARAMLDAYRQVRPFESAEIVALPLLARGAALRFLLTRLFDWLHPVDGALVTPKDPREYLARMRFHRGVDSAVAYGLMDS
- the rnhA gene encoding ribonuclease HI, producing the protein MSEPVTIYTDGACSGNPGPGGWGVLMLWRDEEKELTGGAFETTNNRMELLAAIRALEALKRPTRVILHTDSTYVKDGITSWLPRWKTNGWKTSARKPVKNTDLWQALDAAAERHEIDWRWVKGHGGDPGNERADDLARQGLALYLGEI
- a CDS encoding peroxiredoxin translates to MTIKVGDTMPQGTMHIMTADGPSEVSTSELFDGKKVVLFSVPGAFTPTCSARHLPSFVLHHDALKAKGVDTIACMAVNDAFVMGAWGDDQNVGDKVMMLADGAADYSRALGLELDLSGVAFGMRGKRFSILVDNGVVQQLNVDEEGYGSTSAETMLEQLG
- a CDS encoding YqgE/AlgH family protein translates to MADDGYLEGRCLIAMPTIGDPRFDRTLIYMCAHSADGAMGLVVNKPLEDFSFAALLGQMGIEVRSTADAIRLHFGGPVETGRGFVLHSDDYMHDGTLQIATGVALTATIDVLKAMACGDGPQSSILALGYAGWAPGQLDTEIQANGWLTCEADPELLFGGNVDDKWQQALSSIGIDPALLSTDASDMGRPN